A genomic region of Nymphaea colorata isolate Beijing-Zhang1983 chromosome 2, ASM883128v2, whole genome shotgun sequence contains the following coding sequences:
- the LOC116246929 gene encoding cytochrome P450 CYP72A219-like, with the protein MVPTFSFSNSELLKTWEKLTAISGSCELDVFAEMQTLNEIKTSKMLFGKDQKKGKRLFHIQKEQAKRGFQDLWKMRLPGFRFIPTEGSLRMKKPNQEATIILQDIIRKRIEEMNTEDARNDDVLTLLLEAYMIDNDPNEPESFKKVGISMDARCIKILNLMECQARQEKTGARFTWFGLNAYIHGRNHQFFYFCYMLRLKS; encoded by the exons ATGGTGCCAactttttctttcagcaatagTGAACTTTTAAAGACATGGGAAAAGTTAACTGCTATCAGCGGATCCTGTGAATTGGATGTGTTTGCTGAGATGCAGACACTCAATGAAATCAAAACCTCAAAGATGCTGTTCGGGAAAGatcaaaaaaaaggaaagcgaCTGTTCCACATCCAGAAAGAGCAAGCTAAAAGGGGATTCCAAGATCTTTGGAAAATGCGGTTGCCTGGATTCAG ATTCATCCCGACAGAGGGAAGCCTTAGGATGAAGAAGCCCAACCAAGAAGCGACGATCATCCTGCAAGACATCATAAGGAAGAGGATCGAGGAGATGAATACTGAAGATGCCAGGAATGATGATGTGTTGACACTGCTATTGGAAGCATACATGATTGACAATGATCCAAACGAACCAGAGAGCTTCAAGAAGGTTGGGATATCAATGGATGCAAGGTGTATTAAAATCCTGAATCTAATGGAGTGTCAAGCTAGACAAGAAAAAACAGGGgcaagatttacgtggttcggcttgaatgcctacatccacgggagaaaccaccaatttttttatttctgttacATGCTACGGCTAAAGAGCTAA
- the LOC116249027 gene encoding cytochrome P450 CYP72A219-like has protein sequence MVLLVVLPGLLLVWAVWKMLYMAWWKPLRIQRWLRKQGIHGPSYQLFFGNTRETMSRFYDIALRVLAYLYHVAKEYENGTAGGIAWLASCMGSVEGAVHGKVSVVWYGSTPVVLVASPELAEEILANKSGHFLKTPPPSILEGMVPTFSFSNSELLKTWEKLTAISGSCELDVFAEMQTLNEIKTSKMLFGKDQKKGKRLFHIQKEQAKRGFQDLWKMRLPGFRFIPTEGSLRMKKPNQEATIILQDIIRKRIEEMNTEDARNDDVLTLLLEAYMIDNDPNEPESFKKVGISMDARLVKLFLSKSPHFSFQQQESHRSGQQAGFTEASSYKYKSHREACVASHSLYKWRTPPRRCPLLSSFGLLLTGSSDQLLRENGSISYLSSAALLFCSSVLGGEVGLLTVVQTMEGGSIPEAARRPWPPYKLFVGNVMEDVGMAKQAWTKPMDMSHAIVPRVTPFSAEMQKKYGKMFLLWSGASPVVTITDPEMVKDILTNKFGHFGKPPVHPLLKFVALGITTLEGEQWATRRKIINPAFYLDKLKGMTPAFVASCEQLIKRWENAASAQGSCELNVWEELQALTSDVISRTAFGSSYEEGKQIFNTQKEQMKLLLDAVTSIFIPGLRYLPTRKNMKIWRLHKEVTSMLRTMIDKREEEIKLGIARDDDLLGLLLKSNKNDDDYELHDNNHGIKKEGMTKDEIIEECKLFYFAGQESTSVLLTWTMILLSMHPEWQSRARDEVFEVCGNKTPTFDSLSHLKTVTMILYEVLRLYPPFFINVRYICKPVKLGDVTFPEGVQLLMPILGIHHDHDTWGNDADEFQPQRFSNGISSASKHQLAFFPFGWGPRICLGQSFALIEAKMALSMILQRFSFKLSPAYVHAPWTVVTLQPQHGAPIIFHPI, from the exons ATGGTACTGCTGGTGGTATTGCCTGGTTTGCTTCTTGTGTGGGCAGTGTGGAAGATGCTGTACATGGCGTGGTGGAAGCCATTGAGGATTCAAAGGTGGCTGAGGAAGCAGGGAATCCATGGCCCATCCTACCAGCTCTTCTTTGGCAACACCAGGGAGACCATGAGCAGATTTTACGACATAGCTCTACGGGTCCTTGCTTACCTTTACCACGTTGCCAAGGAAtatg AGAATGGTACTGCTGGTGGTATTGCCTGGCTTGCTTCTTGCATGGGCAGTGTAGAAGGTGCTGTACATG GCAAGGTGAGCGTGGTTTGGTACGGGAGCACACCTGTGGTTCTTGTGGCGTCACCGGAACTGGCGGAAGAAATTCTTGCCAACAAGTCTGGCCACTTCCTCAAAACCCCACCCCCCTCCATCCTTGAG GGAATGGTGCCAactttttctttcagcaatagTGAACTTTTAAAGACATGGGAAAAGTTAACTGCTATCAGCGGATCCTGTGAATTGGATGTGTTTGCTGAGATGCAGACACTCAATGAAATCAAAACCTCAAAGATGCTGTTCGGGAAAGatcaaaaaaaaggaaagcgaCTGTTCCACATCCAGAAAGAGCAAGCTAAAAGGGGATTCCAAGATCTTTGGAAAATGCGGTTGCCTGGATTCAG ATTCATCCCGACAGAGGGAAGCCTTAGGATGAAGAAGCCCAACCAAGAAGCGACGATCATCCTGCAAGACATCATAAGGAAGAGGATCGAGGAGATGAATACTGAAGATGCCAGGAATGATGATGTGTTGACACTGCTATTGGAAGCATACATGATTGACAATGATCCAAACGAACCAGAGAGCTTCAAGAAGGTTGGGATATCAATGGATGCAAGGT TGGTCAAATTGTTCCTTTCGAAGTCTCCGCATTTTTCCTTCCAACAACAGGAAAGCCACAGGTCAGGACAGCAGGCTGGGTTCACAGAAGCTTCGTCATACAAATATAAGTCGCACAGAGAAGCCTGTGTAGCAAGTCACAGCCTGTATAAATGGAGGACTCCTCCCAGGCGTTGCCCACTATTATCATCCTTTGGTTTACTGCTTACTGGTTCTTCCGATCAATTGCTACGTGAGAATGGGAGCATCAGCTACCTTTCTTCTGCTGCTCTCTTGTTCTGTTCTTCTGTATTGGGTGGTGAAGTTGGTTTACTCACAGTGGTACAAACCATGGAAGGTGGCAGCATACCTGAAGCAGCAAGGCGTCCATGGCCCCCCTACAAGCTCTTCGTCGGCAATGTCATGGAGGACGTCGGTATGGCCAAGCAAGCCTGGACCAAGCCCATGGACATGTCTCACGCTATTGTACCGCGCGTCACCCCATTCTCGGCCGAAATGCAGAAAAAATATG GGAAGATGTTTCTCTTATGGTCCGGTGCGTCCCCTGTGGTGACCATTACGGATCCGGAGATGGTGAAGGACATCCTGACCAATAAGTTTGGCCACTTTGGGAAGCCACCGGTACATCCTCTTTTAAAGTTTGTGGCTCTGGGAATTACGACCTTGGAAGGAGAACAGTGGGCAACGCGTAGAAAAATAATCAACCCCGCCTTCTATCTTGACAAGCTAAAG GGGATGACACCTGCATTCGTAGCCAGTTGTGAACAATTGATCAAGAGATGGGAGAATGCAGCATCTGCTCAAGGGTCCTGTGAGTTGAACGTATGGGAAGAACTCCAGGCTCTTACTTCGGATGTGATCTCCAGAACAGCATTCGGCAGCAGCTATGAAGAAGGAAAGCAGATATTCAATACTCAGAAGGAGCAAATGAAACTATTGCTTGACGCTGTTACCTCAATTTTTATCCCCGGACTGAG ATATCTTCCCACAAGGAAGAATATGAAGATATGGAGGCTCCACAAAGAGGTTACATCCATGTTGAGGACTATGATAGacaagagagaagaggagataAAGTTGGGAATTGCTAGAGATGATGATCTGTTGGGGTTGCTGCTGAAATCAAACAAGAATGATGATGACTATGAGCTGCATGATAACAATCATGGTATCAAGAAGGAGGGGATGACAAAGGATGAGATTATAGAGGAATGTAAATTGTTCTACTTTGCTGGGCAAGAGTCTACTTCAGTGTTGCTGACGTGGACTATGATTTTGCTTTCAATGCATCCGGAATGGCAGTCGCGGGCTCGGGATGAGGTTTTTGAAGTCTGTGGGAACAAAACTCCAACTTTTGATAGTTTAAGTCATCTCAAAACT GTTACCATGATCCTTTATGAAGTTCTGAGGTTGTATCCTCCATTTTTCATCAATGTTAGATATATTTGCAAGCCAGTGAAACTAGGAGATGTAACTTTTCCAGAGGGTGTCCAACTATTGATGCCAATACTTGGTATTCACCATGATCATGATACATGGGGGAATGATGCAGATGAATTTCAGCCGCAGCGATTCTCCAATGGAATTTCAAGTGCTTCAAAACATCAATTGGCATTCTTCCCATTTGGCTGGGGTCCAAGGATCTGCCTTGGACAGTCGTTTGCTCTAATTGAAGCCAAGATGGCTTTATCAATGATTCTGCAACGTTTCTCATTCAAGCTCTCACCGGCCTATGTTCATGCTCCTTGGACAGTTGTAACCCTTCAGCCTCAGCATGGAGCTCCAATTATATTCCATCCTATATGA
- the LOC116247152 gene encoding cytochrome P450 CYP72A219-like — translation MALLVVLPGLLLAWAVWKVLYAVWWKPLRIQRWLRKQGIHGPSYQLFFGNTRETMSGFYEAWSKPMSLSHDIAPRVLAYFYHVAKEYGKVSVVWYGSTPVVLVASPELAKEILANKSGHFLKTPPPPSLRPLVTGTIIYDGEKWAAHRKILNPAFYLEQIKGMLPAFSFSTSEVLKKWVKLTAVSGSCELDVFAEMQTLTEFVMSKMLFGKDEEKGKRLFQIQKEQAERGFQALWKMQLPGSRFFPTEESLRTQKLHQEATIILQDITRQRMKEMETDDARSGDLLTLLLEAYMIDNDPNEPESFKKVGISMDEVVEECKVFYFAGQGTTAVLLTWTMVVLAMHPEWQVRAREEVLRICGNEIPTFDVLNQLKMVTMVLCEVLRLYPPVGMLGREASKKMKVGKFEIPAGVQLLLLTQLIHHDPELWGDDSKEFKPERFSEGVANASKHQFGFLPFGWGSRVCIGQNFSMVEARVVLAMILQQFSFELAPSYSHAPSPVLTLQPQYGAHLILHKI, via the exons ATGGCACTGCTGGTGGTATTGCCTGGTTTGCTTCTTGCATGGGCCGTGTGGAAGGTGCTGTACGCGGTGTGGTGGAAGCCATTGAGGATTCAAAGGTGGCTGAGGAAGCAGGGAATCCATGGCCCATCCTACCAGCTCTTCTTTGGCAACACAAGGGAGACCATGAGCGGGTTTTACGAGGCATGGTCCAAACCCATGAGCTTGTCTCACGATATAGCTCCACGGGTCCTTGCTTACTTTTACCATGTTGCCAAGGAATATG GCAAGGTGAGCGTGGTTTGGTACGGGAGCACGCCTGTGGTTCTTGTGGCGTCGCCGGAACTGGCGAAAGAAATTCTTGCCAACAAGTCTGGCCACTTCCTCAAGACCCCACCCCCTCCATCCTTGAGGCCACTGGTCACAGGGACCATTATCTATGATGGCGAGAAGTGGGCTGCCCACAGGAAGATTCTTAACCCAGCATTTTATCTCGAACAAATAAAG GGAATGCTGCCAGCTTTTTCTTTCAGCACTAGTGAAGTTTTAAAGAAATGGGTCAAGTTAACTGCTGTCAGCGGATCCTGTGAATTGGATGTGTTTGCTGAGATGCAGACACTCACTGAATTTGTGATGTCAAAGATGCTGTTCgggaaagatgaagaaaagggaaagcgACTGTTCCAGATCCAGAAAGAGCAAGCTGAAAGGGGATTCCAAGCTCTTTGGAAAATGCAGTTGCCTGGATCCAG ATTCTTCCCAACAGAGGAAAGCCTAAGAACGCAGAAGCTCCACCAAGAAGCGACGATCATCCTGCAAGACATCACAAGGCAGAGGATGAAGGAGATGGAAACTGACGATGCCAGGAGTGGTGATCTGTTGACACTGCTATTGGAAGCATACATGATTGACAATGATCCAAACGAACCAGAGAGCTTCAAGAAGGTTGGGATATCAATGGATGAGGTAGTTGAAGAATGCAAGGTGTTCTACTTTGCAGGACAGGGGACTACTGCTGTCTTATTGACATGGACCATGGTTGTGCTGGCTATGCATCCTGAATGGCAAGTCCGCGCAAGAGAAGAGGTTCTTCGAATATGCGGAAACGAAATTCCGACATTCGACGTCTTGAACCAGTTAAAAATG GTTACCATGGTTCTGTGTGAAGTTCTGAGGTTGTATCCTCCAGTAGGAATGTTGGGAAGAGAAGCATCCAAGAAGATGAAGGTGGGGAAGTTTGAAATCCCTGCTGGAGTGCAGCTGTTATTACTTACTCAGTTAATTCATCATGATCCTGAGCTTTGGGGTGATGACTCAAAAGAGTTTAAGCCAGAAAGATTCTCCGAGGGTGTCGCAAATGCCTCCAAACATCAATTCGGCTTCTTACCATTTGGCTGGGGATCGAGGGTCTGCATTGGTCAGAACTTTAGCATGGTTGAGGCAAGGGTGGTGCTAGCCATGATTCTGCAACAGTTTTCGTTTGAGCTCGCTCCTTCCTACAGTCATGCACCTTCCCCCGTTTTAACTCTTCAACCTCAATATGGAgcccatctcatcttgcataaaATCTAG